One window from the genome of Streptomyces sp. NBC_00287 encodes:
- a CDS encoding tetratricopeptide repeat protein has translation MTDRPAPGGSGVEASGAGSIGVGGNVGVAVTGDGARLVMLPGEAVRWAKDVDAPPGAANVPGSASGVFVGREDELARLHRLLTDVGEAAVTQVPGTRAIHGLGGIGKSTLALHYAHTHRHAYTLVWWLNAETTDRIVTSLGSLAMRLCPQWAAAADVQERAAWAILWLQWHPGWLLIFDNVEHPDELRHYLGALPDGRHLATSRTATGWHAIAPTMPLGLLDADAAISLLCTLALGEGRTPTPHQREMAGALAADLGHLPLALEQAGAYLFETGTSLADYRTLLGQVMDTATAGIDPERTIARIWRHTLTAIERRNPQAVILLDAMAWLAPDDIPRTLLAPLCSDIRTLGEALGVLHSYNMISYSADRQKISVHRLVQAVLRTPSSRPGDRGPQAGRGRAEQAVVHALAPPPGQDTASEAQWDALIPHLIALAATTPSGDRDDPLADWYEAAALRMHEQGHSARTIPLYRATLTQRERVLGDTHPDTLTSRSDLAAAYDMAGDLERAVPLCETTLAQRVQVLGDTHPDTLRSRSNLALVYQAAGDLGRAVPLHETTLAQCEQVLGYTHPDTLASRSDLALAYQVAGDLGRAIPLTQLTLAQRERVLGDSHPDTLRSRSQLAWVYQLAGDLGRAVSLHETVLGQRVRVLGDTHPDTLASRDNLALTCQVAGDLGRAVSLHETVLAQRERVLGNTHPDTLVSRSKLAVAYQVVGDLERAVPLSETTLAQRERVLGDSHPDTLRSRGQLAWVYQLAGDLGRAVSLHETVLAQRVRVLGDTHPDTLASRGDLAGAYQTAGDLERAVPLLETVLAQCEQVLGDTHPDTLISRNHLAWTYVTTGNLKRAVPLGETSLAQHERVLGDTHPDTLNSRDTLAYAYVTTGDLKRALPLCELTLAQRARVLGDTHPDTLHSRNTLAYACRVSGDLGRAIPLYEATLDQREQVLGDSHLDTLHSRHQLAWAYVVAGDLKRALPLCEATLAQYERVLGDTHPDTLNSRFTLDLARETPGQGPSTKRVSPQG, from the coding sequence ATGACCGACCGTCCTGCCCCCGGGGGCAGTGGGGTGGAGGCAAGCGGTGCGGGGTCCATCGGAGTGGGCGGCAATGTCGGTGTGGCCGTCACCGGTGACGGCGCCCGGCTGGTCATGCTGCCGGGCGAGGCGGTCCGCTGGGCCAAGGACGTGGACGCGCCGCCGGGAGCGGCGAATGTGCCCGGGTCGGCATCCGGAGTCTTCGTCGGCCGCGAGGACGAACTCGCCCGGCTGCACCGGCTCCTGACCGATGTGGGGGAAGCCGCGGTCACCCAGGTGCCGGGGACACGGGCGATCCACGGGCTCGGTGGGATCGGCAAGAGCACCCTCGCCCTGCACTACGCGCACACGCACCGGCACGCCTACACCCTGGTCTGGTGGCTCAACGCCGAGACCACCGACCGGATCGTCACCAGCCTGGGTTCCCTCGCCATGCGACTGTGCCCGCAGTGGGCTGCCGCAGCGGACGTACAGGAGCGGGCGGCCTGGGCCATCCTGTGGCTGCAGTGGCACCCCGGCTGGCTGCTCATCTTCGACAACGTCGAACACCCCGACGAGCTGCGCCACTATCTCGGTGCCCTCCCGGACGGCCGGCACCTGGCCACCAGCCGCACCGCGACCGGCTGGCACGCGATCGCCCCCACCATGCCCCTGGGCCTGCTCGATGCCGACGCGGCGATCAGTCTGCTGTGCACCCTCGCCCTGGGAGAGGGACGGACCCCCACCCCGCACCAGCGAGAGATGGCCGGCGCACTCGCCGCCGACCTCGGTCACCTGCCCCTGGCCCTGGAACAGGCGGGCGCCTATCTCTTCGAGACCGGAACCTCGCTGGCCGACTACAGAACCCTGCTGGGCCAGGTCATGGACACCGCCACAGCCGGGATCGACCCGGAACGCACCATCGCCCGCATCTGGCGCCATACCCTGACCGCCATCGAGCGCCGCAACCCCCAGGCGGTCATCCTGCTCGACGCGATGGCCTGGCTGGCACCGGACGACATCCCCCGCACCCTGCTCGCCCCGCTGTGCAGCGACATCCGCACGCTCGGGGAAGCCCTGGGCGTGCTGCATTCCTACAACATGATCTCCTACAGCGCGGACCGCCAGAAGATCAGCGTGCACCGCCTCGTCCAAGCAGTACTGCGCACGCCTTCCTCGCGCCCCGGAGATCGCGGCCCTCAGGCAGGGCGCGGACGAGCCGAGCAAGCCGTCGTCCATGCCCTGGCGCCGCCACCCGGCCAGGACACCGCCTCCGAAGCTCAATGGGACGCTCTCATCCCGCATCTGATCGCCCTCGCCGCGACCACCCCGTCCGGAGACCGGGACGACCCGCTCGCCGACTGGTACGAAGCCGCCGCTCTGCGCATGCACGAACAAGGCCACTCCGCCCGCACCATCCCTCTGTATCGGGCCACTCTCACCCAGCGTGAGCGCGTGCTCGGTGACACCCACCCCGACACCTTGACCAGCCGGAGCGACCTCGCCGCCGCCTACGACATGGCGGGGGATCTGGAACGGGCCGTCCCGCTGTGCGAGACAACCCTGGCCCAGCGCGTGCAGGTGCTGGGTGACACCCACCCCGACACCCTGCGCAGCCGGAGCAACCTCGCTCTCGTCTATCAGGCGGCGGGGGATCTGGGGCGGGCCGTTCCCCTGCACGAGACGACCCTGGCCCAGTGCGAGCAGGTGCTCGGTTATACGCACCCCGACACCCTCGCCAGCCGGAGCGACCTCGCTCTCGCCTACCAGGTGGCGGGGGATCTGGGGCGGGCCATCCCGCTGACTCAGCTGACCTTGGCCCAGCGTGAGCGGGTGCTGGGTGACAGTCATCCGGACACTTTGCGAAGCCGCAGTCAGCTCGCCTGGGTCTACCAATTGGCGGGGGATCTGGGGCGGGCCGTTTCCCTGCATGAGACGGTTCTTGGCCAGCGCGTCCGCGTGCTGGGTGATACCCATCCCGACACCCTGGCCAGCCGGGACAACCTCGCCCTCACCTGCCAGGTGGCGGGGGATCTGGGACGGGCCGTTTCCCTGCACGAGACGGTTCTTGCCCAGCGCGAGCGAGTACTGGGCAACACCCATCCCGACACCCTGGTCAGCCGGAGCAAGCTTGCCGTCGCCTATCAGGTGGTGGGGGATCTGGAGCGGGCCGTCCCGCTGTCCGAGACGACGCTGGCCCAGCGTGAGCGGGTGCTGGGTGACAGTCATCCCGACACTTTGCGAAGCCGCGGTCAGCTCGCCTGGGTCTACCAATTGGCGGGGGATCTGGGGCGGGCCGTTTCCCTGCATGAGACGGTTCTTGCCCAGCGCGTCCGCGTGCTGGGTGACACCCATCCCGACACCCTGGCCAGCCGGGGCGACCTCGCCGGCGCCTATCAGACCGCGGGGGATCTGGAGCGGGCCGTCCCCCTGCTCGAGACGGTTCTTGCCCAGTGCGAGCAGGTGCTGGGTGATACCCACCCCGACACTCTGATCAGCCGCAATCACCTTGCCTGGACCTATGTGACGACAGGGAATCTGAAACGGGCCGTCCCGCTGGGCGAGACGAGCCTCGCCCAGCACGAGCGGGTCCTCGGCGACACCCACCCCGACACCCTGAACAGCCGCGACACCCTCGCCTACGCCTATGTGACGACAGGGGACCTGAAACGGGCTCTTCCGCTGTGCGAGCTGACCCTGGCCCAGCGCGCGCGGGTCCTCGGTGACACCCACCCGGACACCCTGCACAGCCGCAACACCCTCGCCTACGCCTGCCGGGTGTCGGGAGACCTGGGACGCGCTATTCCGCTGTACGAGGCGACCCTGGACCAGCGTGAGCAGGTGCTGGGTGACAGCCACCTGGACACCCTGCACAGTCGTCATCAACTTGCCTGGGCCTATGTAGTGGCAGGGGATCTGAAACGGGCCCTTCCGCTGTGCGAGGCGACCCTTGCCCAGTACGAGCGCGTCCTCGGTGACACCCACCCCGACACCCTGAACAGCCGATTCACCCTCGACCTCGCCCGCGAAACCCCAGGTCAGGGCCCCTCGACCAAACGGGTTTCCCCCCAGGGGTAG